Proteins found in one Acinetobacter sp. XH1741 genomic segment:
- a CDS encoding LysR family transcriptional regulator, with protein MKEQNLKLQIRILLEQDIAFGPGKADLLEAIVRTGSISQAAKSMNMSYRRAWQLVDTMNQCFETALVETQTGGTHGGGAAVTAIGQKVLQHYRQMEINARQALEQEYQIMSSYLKK; from the coding sequence ATGAAAGAACAAAACTTAAAATTACAAATTAGAATTCTTTTAGAGCAGGACATTGCATTTGGTCCGGGTAAGGCAGACTTACTTGAAGCAATTGTGAGAACGGGTTCAATCTCACAAGCCGCAAAATCTATGAATATGAGCTATCGCCGTGCGTGGCAGTTGGTAGACACCATGAATCAGTGCTTTGAAACAGCTTTAGTTGAAACTCAAACAGGCGGAACACATGGAGGTGGGGCAGCCGTTACAGCTATAGGCCAAAAAGTTTTACAACACTATCGTCAAATGGAAATCAATGCTCGACAAGCCTTAGAACAGGAGTATCAAATCATGAGTAGCTATTTAAAGAAATAA
- the antB gene encoding anthranilate 1,2-dioxygenase small subunit: protein MSQELYFAVSQFLYKKAELCDAYDWDAYLELYDEDSEYHIPQWIDDHNYVQDPNQGLSYIYYADRTGLEDRVFRIRTGKAASATPLPRTLHSMNNIRVKTLDDGLIEAKVAWQTLYNRQGLEGCFYGHATYLLRQTADSFRIRRQHSILLNDKIDSVLDFYHV from the coding sequence ATGTCACAAGAACTATATTTTGCTGTATCTCAGTTTTTGTACAAAAAGGCAGAGCTTTGTGATGCTTATGACTGGGATGCCTATCTAGAGCTTTACGATGAAGATAGTGAATATCATATTCCACAGTGGATTGATGACCATAACTATGTTCAAGATCCAAATCAGGGTTTGTCTTATATTTATTATGCAGACCGTACTGGACTTGAAGACCGTGTATTCCGTATTCGTACTGGCAAGGCAGCTTCGGCAACGCCGTTACCACGTACGTTACACAGCATGAATAACATTCGAGTTAAAACATTGGATGATGGATTAATTGAAGCAAAAGTTGCATGGCAAACGCTTTATAACCGTCAAGGTTTAGAAGGCTGTTTTTACGGACACGCTACTTATCTTTTACGCCAAACAGCAGATAGTTTCCGTATTCGTCGTCAGCACAGCATTTTGCTTAATGACAAAATTGATTCCGTTTTAGACTTCTATCACGTTTAA
- the modB gene encoding molybdate ABC transporter permease subunit: MMFSLTPEELSVLQLSCKVAASCLVVSIIPAICVGWFLARKEFWGKSFIETLVFLPLVLPPVVPGYLLLQVFGSRGIIGQYLAPLGIDFAFNWKGAVLASAVMGFPLLVQSIRLAIEVVDQRLEMAAKTLGASSLGVFFHVTLPLASSGILIGAILCFCRSLGEFGATITFVGNISNETRTLPLAMYSLMQQPDTEAAIQRLIVLSLSVAFLALWFAQWFHRYQKKRLGR, translated from the coding sequence ATGATGTTTTCTTTAACCCCAGAAGAGCTCAGCGTTCTGCAACTTTCTTGTAAGGTGGCAGCAAGTTGTCTTGTGGTCAGTATTATTCCTGCAATTTGTGTGGGATGGTTTTTGGCACGAAAAGAGTTCTGGGGTAAGTCATTCATTGAAACATTGGTGTTTTTACCTTTGGTGTTACCACCAGTTGTTCCTGGCTATTTGCTTTTACAAGTTTTTGGCAGTCGCGGCATTATTGGGCAATATTTGGCACCGCTCGGAATTGATTTTGCATTTAACTGGAAAGGCGCAGTTCTTGCTTCGGCAGTGATGGGTTTTCCGCTATTGGTGCAATCTATTCGTTTAGCAATTGAGGTGGTCGATCAGCGTTTAGAAATGGCAGCAAAGACATTAGGTGCCTCATCTTTAGGGGTATTTTTTCATGTCACTTTGCCTCTTGCCAGCAGTGGTATTTTAATTGGCGCTATTTTATGTTTTTGCCGTAGTTTAGGTGAGTTTGGTGCGACCATTACCTTTGTGGGTAATATTTCAAATGAAACGCGTACTTTGCCTTTGGCTATGTATAGCTTAATGCAACAGCCCGATACAGAAGCAGCTATTCAAAGGCTTATTGTTTTATCATTAAGTGTAGCTTTTTTAGCCTTATGGTTTGCACAGTGGTTTCATCGTTATCAAAAGAAGCGTTTAGGACGGTAA
- a CDS encoding flavin reductase family protein, with product MDTIETLALQTINAKNPRKIRNLLGQFATGVTVITTRGKDGRKIGMTANSFSSLSLDPPLILWSLSKTAPSLSDFVEAEYFAIHMLAQEHHQLSGHFARGTEDKFAGVAHQQCNAGVPILTDALATLVCRNVNQYEGGDHLIFIGQIEQYQQRQGEPLVFHAGKYRIAAGHPELAH from the coding sequence ATGGACACAATTGAAACTTTAGCTTTACAAACGATTAATGCTAAAAACCCAAGAAAAATCCGTAACTTACTTGGACAATTTGCAACTGGCGTTACCGTGATTACAACTCGTGGTAAAGATGGTCGGAAAATAGGCATGACAGCCAATTCATTTTCTTCATTATCTTTAGATCCGCCATTAATTTTGTGGAGTCTTTCAAAAACAGCGCCAAGTCTGTCTGATTTTGTTGAAGCTGAATATTTTGCCATTCACATGTTGGCGCAAGAACATCATCAGCTTTCTGGGCATTTCGCTCGAGGTACCGAAGATAAATTTGCAGGCGTTGCACATCAACAATGCAATGCAGGCGTTCCAATTTTGACCGATGCACTCGCAACCTTGGTTTGCCGTAATGTAAATCAATATGAAGGCGGAGATCACCTGATTTTTATTGGTCAAATTGAACAGTACCAACAACGCCAAGGTGAACCATTGGTATTCCACGCAGGAAAGTATCGGATTGCCGCTGGGCATCCAGAATTAGCACATTAA
- a CDS encoding transporter, giving the protein MKSTLIKHGFLAGTLLGLPLVTHAYDLPTVNLGMTSFLDGGLPAGPGWYAQTYFQNYDSNKLVDANGQKLGLPKTDLNYQVLVEQISYLSNVRVKDKASLGMNFLIPFVSKMDMDDGLNNAAIKAQSGFGDIMIGPFIQFDPVMGAQGPKFVHRFEFQVNLPTSEYNRQKDINPSNNAVSFDPYWAATYWFNPKWTASTRIHYLYNFKNDDPSYTFAGANDMQAGQAIHANFATDYAITEQFRLGLNGYWLKQVTDTEVDGEKVKGRREQVWAIGPGAMYSFSKNDHLVANAYFEQDAQNRPEGTRLQVRYVHHF; this is encoded by the coding sequence ATGAAAAGCACTTTAATTAAACATGGATTTTTAGCAGGGACATTGTTGGGTTTGCCGTTGGTTACACATGCCTATGATTTACCGACCGTAAACTTAGGTATGACCAGCTTTCTCGATGGTGGATTACCCGCAGGGCCCGGCTGGTATGCTCAAACTTACTTTCAAAATTACGATAGCAATAAACTAGTCGATGCCAATGGACAAAAATTAGGTTTACCTAAAACAGATTTAAATTATCAAGTATTGGTTGAACAGATTAGTTATTTATCGAATGTCCGAGTAAAAGATAAAGCCAGTCTAGGCATGAATTTTTTAATTCCTTTTGTCAGCAAAATGGACATGGATGATGGCTTGAATAATGCTGCCATTAAAGCCCAAAGTGGCTTTGGAGACATTATGATCGGACCTTTTATCCAGTTTGATCCAGTTATGGGTGCACAAGGGCCGAAGTTTGTACATCGTTTTGAGTTTCAGGTGAATTTACCTACTAGTGAATACAATCGGCAAAAAGATATTAACCCCAGTAATAACGCTGTTTCATTTGACCCTTATTGGGCTGCCACATATTGGTTTAATCCAAAATGGACAGCTTCAACACGTATCCATTATCTTTATAACTTTAAAAATGATGACCCAAGCTATACTTTTGCTGGAGCAAATGATATGCAAGCTGGGCAAGCAATTCATGCAAACTTTGCAACAGACTATGCCATTACCGAACAGTTCCGTTTGGGACTGAATGGTTATTGGCTAAAACAAGTGACAGATACCGAAGTCGATGGTGAAAAAGTCAAAGGCCGACGTGAGCAAGTCTGGGCGATTGGTCCGGGTGCGATGTATAGTTTTTCTAAAAATGATCACTTGGTTGCAAATGCTTATTTTGAGCAAGATGCCCAAAACCGTCCAGAGGGAACACGACTACAAGTTCGTTATGTCCATCATTTTTAA
- the antC gene encoding anthranilate 1,2-dioxygenase electron transfer component AntC, with protein MKMGHSVALNFADGKTFFISVNNDELLLDAAVRQGINLPLDCREGVCGTCQGQCETGIYEQEYVDEDALSERDLAERKMLACQTRVKSDAAFYFDHDSAICNAGDTLKIETKVTAVELVSETTAILHLDASSHAEQLQFLPGQYARLQIPDTEDWRSYSFANRPNATNQLQFLIRLLPDGVMSNYLRDRCQVGQTLLIEAPLGSFYLREVQRPLVFVAGGTGLSAFLGMLDNLVEQPNSPAVQLYYGVNNETDLCEQQRLQAYSEQLPNFSYHPIVTKATEAWQGKAGYIHEHLNKDQLAEQAFDMYLCGPPPMIEAVKNWLDEQSLQNYRIYSEKFLQSNTSR; from the coding sequence ATGAAAATGGGACATTCAGTTGCACTTAACTTTGCCGATGGCAAAACCTTTTTCATTTCGGTAAATAACGACGAGTTGTTGCTTGATGCAGCAGTTCGCCAAGGAATTAACCTACCGCTAGACTGCCGTGAAGGTGTTTGTGGTACGTGTCAGGGTCAGTGTGAAACTGGTATTTATGAACAAGAATATGTTGATGAAGATGCATTAAGTGAGCGTGATTTGGCTGAGCGTAAAATGTTAGCTTGCCAGACACGTGTGAAATCCGATGCAGCTTTTTATTTCGATCATGATTCTGCTATCTGTAACGCTGGTGATACTTTAAAAATTGAAACCAAAGTGACCGCTGTTGAGCTGGTTTCTGAAACAACAGCAATTTTGCATCTTGATGCAAGCAGTCATGCTGAACAACTTCAGTTTTTACCTGGTCAATATGCTCGTTTGCAAATTCCAGATACTGAAGATTGGCGTTCTTATTCTTTTGCAAATAGACCAAATGCGACCAATCAATTGCAATTCTTAATCCGTCTCTTGCCAGACGGTGTGATGAGTAATTACTTGCGTGATCGTTGTCAGGTTGGGCAAACCCTACTCATTGAAGCACCACTTGGTAGTTTCTATTTACGTGAAGTACAGCGACCACTGGTTTTTGTGGCAGGTGGAACAGGATTATCCGCATTTTTAGGAATGCTTGATAACTTGGTCGAGCAACCTAACTCACCTGCAGTTCAATTGTACTATGGCGTAAATAATGAAACTGACTTGTGTGAACAACAGCGTTTACAGGCCTATTCTGAACAGCTACCAAACTTTAGTTATCACCCGATTGTGACTAAGGCAACCGAAGCTTGGCAAGGTAAAGCCGGCTATATTCATGAGCACTTAAATAAAGATCAATTGGCCGAGCAGGCTTTTGATATGTATTTATGTGGTCCACCGCCAATGATTGAAGCTGTTAAAAATTGGTTAGATGAACAATCTTTGCAAAACTACCGTATTTACAGCGAGAAGTTTTTACAGAGTAATACATCACGTTGA
- the antA gene encoding anthranilate 1,2-dioxygenase large subunit — MTSSNLKQWNDFVDGCIDFRPNDGVFRIARNMFTEPELFDLEMELIFEKVWIYACHESEIPNNHDFLTVQIGRQPIIVSRDGKGELHAMVNACEHRGATLTRVAKGNQSTFTCPFHAWCYKSDGRLVKVKAPGEYCEDFDKSSRGLKQGRIASYRGFVFVSLDTQATDSLEDFLGDAKLFLDLMVNQSPTGELEVLQGKSSYTFAGNWKLQNENGLDGYHVSTVHYNYVSTVQHRQQVNASKGEELDTLDYSKLGAGDSETDDGWFSFKNGHSVLFSDMPNPTVRPGYSTVMPYMVEKYGDKYAEWAMHRLRNLNLYPSLFFMDQISSQLRIVRPVAWNKTEVISQCIGVKGESAEARRNRIRQFEDFFNVSGLGTPDDLVEFREQQKGFQARLERWSDISRGCQSWEYGATKNSQDLGIQPVITGREFTHEGLYVNQHGHWQRLMLDGLNKKALKMQDITFENNAVMDEV; from the coding sequence ATGACCTCATCTAATTTAAAACAATGGAATGATTTTGTAGATGGATGTATCGACTTCCGTCCTAACGATGGCGTGTTTCGTATTGCACGAAATATGTTTACCGAGCCTGAACTGTTTGACTTGGAAATGGAACTTATTTTTGAAAAGGTTTGGATTTATGCATGTCACGAAAGTGAGATTCCAAACAATCATGATTTCCTAACCGTTCAAATTGGTCGCCAACCGATTATTGTGAGCCGTGATGGTAAGGGCGAATTACACGCGATGGTCAATGCTTGTGAGCATCGTGGAGCGACCTTAACACGCGTTGCTAAAGGCAACCAGTCAACCTTTACATGTCCGTTCCACGCATGGTGCTATAAGTCAGATGGTCGCTTGGTGAAAGTCAAAGCACCTGGTGAATATTGTGAAGATTTTGATAAATCAAGCCGAGGCTTAAAACAAGGCCGTATTGCCAGCTATCGTGGTTTCGTATTTGTAAGCCTTGATACTCAAGCAACAGATTCTCTAGAAGACTTTTTGGGCGATGCAAAACTGTTTCTTGATTTAATGGTTAACCAGTCTCCAACAGGCGAACTCGAAGTATTACAAGGCAAGTCATCTTATACATTTGCAGGTAACTGGAAGCTACAAAATGAAAATGGCTTAGATGGTTATCATGTCAGTACCGTTCACTATAACTATGTCTCTACAGTCCAACACCGCCAACAAGTCAATGCATCAAAAGGTGAAGAACTCGATACGCTTGACTATAGCAAGTTAGGGGCCGGTGACTCAGAAACTGACGATGGCTGGTTCAGCTTCAAAAATGGTCATAGCGTATTATTTAGTGACATGCCGAACCCAACTGTTCGTCCGGGATACAGCACAGTTATGCCATATATGGTCGAAAAATATGGCGACAAATATGCTGAGTGGGCAATGCACCGTTTAAGAAACTTGAATTTGTACCCTAGCCTATTTTTTATGGACCAGATTAGTTCACAGCTTCGTATTGTTCGTCCTGTGGCATGGAATAAAACCGAAGTCATTAGTCAATGTATTGGCGTTAAAGGTGAATCTGCTGAAGCACGCCGTAACCGTATTCGCCAGTTTGAAGATTTCTTTAATGTGTCGGGCCTTGGTACACCAGACGATTTAGTTGAATTCCGTGAACAGCAAAAAGGTTTCCAAGCACGTCTTGAACGTTGGAGCGATATTTCTCGTGGCTGTCAGTCTTGGGAATATGGCGCGACCAAAAACTCACAAGATTTAGGCATTCAACCCGTCATTACTGGCCGAGAGTTTACCCATGAAGGACTCTATGTAAACCAACATGGACACTGGCAACGTCTAATGCTCGATGGCTTAAATAAGAAAGCCTTGAAAATGCAGGATATTACTTTTGAAAACAATGCCGTAATGGATGAGGTGTAA
- a CDS encoding AraC family transcriptional regulator, protein MISLSQQMELNHYSRKAEFAQNLMSTICGEHRLDTIYKDTLDFHYDGMRLPTKKMAIGTISYGANVAINISHLKAYSISLPIQGRQALNIRGAHYQSDENRGLIVSNNDQQDLIIDKDCRKFQVVIPERSMQIVLADLLNKPIETPIIFNPEMHLDSEQLIGAWWKNIQNFVQLKSQYSNFYGLQMLSEDYENFVIKALLLSQENNYSEALKSLSHQDEPAYIRKVRNFIIEHAHEEICAEDLQRLAGVSKSKLYDEFQQYCGTSPMSYLKKYRLQQIYKILSTTGADRKISISKLAYEWGFNHLSRFSQEYREEFGENPSETKSKIF, encoded by the coding sequence ATGATATCACTCAGCCAACAGATGGAACTCAATCATTATTCACGCAAAGCCGAATTTGCGCAGAATTTGATGTCCACAATTTGTGGTGAGCACCGTCTCGATACTATTTATAAAGATACTCTTGACTTTCATTATGATGGGATGCGGTTGCCTACTAAAAAAATGGCAATCGGTACAATCAGTTATGGCGCAAACGTTGCCATCAACATCTCACATTTAAAAGCTTATAGCATTAGTTTGCCTATACAGGGGCGACAAGCCCTTAACATTCGTGGCGCTCATTATCAGTCTGATGAAAACAGAGGCCTTATTGTTTCAAATAATGATCAACAAGATCTGATTATCGATAAAGATTGTAGAAAATTTCAGGTGGTTATTCCTGAAAGGAGTATGCAGATTGTCCTTGCCGATTTACTCAATAAACCGATAGAAACTCCTATTATTTTTAATCCAGAAATGCATTTAGACTCCGAGCAACTGATTGGTGCATGGTGGAAAAATATTCAAAATTTTGTACAGCTAAAATCGCAATATAGCAATTTTTATGGTTTGCAAATGTTATCTGAGGACTATGAAAATTTTGTAATTAAAGCGTTATTGTTGTCTCAAGAAAACAACTACTCTGAAGCCTTAAAGTCACTCTCACATCAGGATGAGCCAGCTTATATTCGTAAGGTCCGTAATTTTATTATTGAACATGCGCACGAAGAAATTTGTGCAGAAGACTTGCAACGTCTGGCAGGGGTTTCAAAATCAAAATTGTATGATGAATTTCAACAGTACTGCGGTACCAGCCCAATGTCATATTTAAAAAAATATCGCCTCCAACAGATTTATAAAATCTTGAGCACTACAGGAGCAGATAGAAAGATTTCTATCTCAAAGCTTGCCTATGAGTGGGGCTTTAACCATTTAAGTCGTTTTTCTCAAGAATATCGGGAAGAGTTTGGAGAAAATCCAAGTGAGACCAAAAGCAAAATTTTCTGA
- the modA gene encoding molybdate ABC transporter substrate-binding protein, with amino-acid sequence MVSDTKIKNLALACSVLSIGLVFNVPAKAESVTVYAAASLTNAINDLEKIYEKQNKVEVKTSYAGSSTLAKQIEAGAPADIFISADTQWMDYLQNKKLVAANDRINLLGNRLVLITPKGQSLKVKLDKTTDPNKVFTGKICTGDTKSVPVGKYAKQAFTNLGWWSHIEPKLVETEDVRAALNFVARGECQVGIVYATDAAISKDVKLAGVFPENIHSPIIYPIGIIKKNPSSTKFYQFLQSNQAKTVFKKYGFSVLASVKP; translated from the coding sequence ATGGTAAGTGATACGAAGATAAAAAATTTGGCTTTAGCCTGTTCAGTCCTCAGCATAGGATTGGTCTTTAATGTTCCCGCTAAGGCTGAATCCGTTACCGTTTATGCAGCAGCGAGCTTAACGAATGCGATTAACGATTTAGAAAAAATTTATGAAAAACAAAATAAAGTAGAAGTTAAAACTTCATATGCAGGCTCATCGACATTAGCGAAACAAATTGAAGCTGGGGCACCGGCAGATATTTTTATTTCAGCAGATACCCAGTGGATGGATTATCTGCAAAATAAAAAATTAGTTGCAGCAAATGACCGTATAAATTTATTAGGCAACCGTCTGGTTCTAATTACCCCTAAAGGTCAGTCACTAAAAGTAAAACTAGATAAAACGACTGATCCCAATAAAGTATTTACAGGCAAGATTTGTACAGGGGATACCAAAAGTGTGCCTGTAGGCAAATATGCTAAACAAGCTTTTACTAACCTAGGTTGGTGGAGCCATATTGAGCCAAAGTTAGTTGAAACAGAAGATGTTCGAGCTGCATTAAACTTTGTTGCGCGTGGTGAATGTCAGGTTGGGATTGTCTATGCAACCGATGCAGCGATTAGCAAAGACGTGAAGCTAGCTGGCGTATTTCCAGAAAATATACATTCACCAATTATTTATCCTATAGGGATAATTAAAAAGAATCCGAGCTCAACAAAATTCTATCAATTTTTACAAAGCAATCAAGCCAAAACAGTCTTTAAAAAATATGGCTTTAGCGTATTGGCTTCAGTCAAGCCATGA
- a CDS encoding dienelactone hydrolase family protein, translating to MAGQTVQIKTASGKQFSAYLATPETGKGPGVVLCQEIFGVNAAMREKAEFLAEEGYTVLVPDLFWRLAPNIELGYTPEDFQKAFELYQQYDENLGVEDIQDSLSFLKTRPECDTSTGLGVVGYCLGGKLAYLAGCRLSEVACAVGYYGVGIEKTLDELANVKGRLVLHIAELDQFTPPDARQAIVNAGNQYSNIQIYVYDGVDHAFARPKSNHYHKPSARFAHERTVTALHETIGPKYDLVALWEEHIRHEFDTRDVPATMATMVAEPYVNHIPTLTGGVGQSQLARFYQYHFVHQNPKDMKITSISRTVGSTQVVDEFIMSFTHDAEIDWLLPGVKPTGKYVEIPMLGVIQFRGSKLCHEHIYWDQASVLVQIGLLDPTGLPIAGVETARKLLDEDLPSNTLMPSWSSSEGKPVN from the coding sequence ATGGCTGGTCAAACCGTTCAAATTAAAACAGCATCTGGAAAACAGTTCAGTGCATATCTAGCGACACCAGAAACAGGAAAAGGACCTGGAGTGGTGCTTTGTCAGGAAATTTTTGGTGTTAATGCAGCCATGCGAGAAAAAGCAGAATTTCTTGCAGAAGAAGGCTATACCGTTTTAGTTCCTGATTTATTTTGGCGTTTAGCACCTAATATCGAACTGGGTTACACACCAGAAGATTTTCAAAAAGCTTTCGAGCTTTATCAGCAATATGATGAAAACCTTGGTGTTGAAGATATTCAGGACAGCTTATCTTTTTTAAAGACTCGACCAGAATGTGACACCTCTACAGGCCTCGGTGTGGTGGGGTACTGTTTGGGTGGAAAGCTTGCGTATCTGGCGGGTTGTCGACTTTCGGAAGTGGCATGTGCCGTCGGTTATTACGGTGTAGGCATTGAAAAAACGTTAGATGAGTTAGCCAACGTAAAAGGACGATTGGTTTTACATATTGCAGAACTGGACCAATTTACACCGCCAGATGCGAGACAAGCGATTGTCAATGCAGGCAACCAATATTCAAATATACAAATTTATGTTTATGACGGTGTTGATCATGCTTTTGCACGACCAAAAAGCAATCATTATCACAAACCTTCAGCGCGCTTTGCTCATGAGCGTACAGTAACTGCACTACATGAAACAATTGGGCCGAAATATGACCTAGTCGCGCTATGGGAAGAACATATTCGTCATGAGTTTGATACACGTGATGTGCCAGCAACCATGGCAACAATGGTCGCGGAGCCTTATGTCAACCATATTCCAACCTTAACTGGTGGTGTGGGTCAAAGCCAACTTGCCCGTTTTTATCAATATCACTTTGTTCATCAAAATCCGAAAGATATGAAGATCACTTCGATCTCTCGTACGGTTGGCTCAACGCAAGTGGTAGACGAGTTCATTATGAGCTTTACACACGACGCTGAAATTGACTGGTTATTACCGGGTGTAAAACCGACTGGTAAATATGTCGAAATTCCAATGTTAGGTGTAATTCAGTTCAGAGGCTCAAAGTTATGCCATGAGCATATTTACTGGGACCAAGCGTCGGTGCTGGTACAGATTGGTTTATTAGACCCAACAGGTCTACCTATTGCAGGTGTAGAGACCGCACGAAAACTTCTTGATGAAGATCTTCCTTCAAATACGTTGATGCCATCTTGGTCAAGTAGTGAAGGCAAGCCAGTCAATTAA
- a CDS encoding SDR family oxidoreductase has translation MNIDLKGKVAVVSGGATLIGRAVVQALVSAGAHVAILDIDAKGKAIAESFNHDVMFIQTDLTSDAAIQQAVADIHQHLGEVSYLVNLACTYLDDGFKSSRQDWLQALDINLVSTVELSRALYNDLKKQQGSIVNFTSISAKVAQTGRWLYPVSKAAIRQLTQSMAMDFAADGIRVNSVSPGWTWSRVIAEVSGNNREKADNVAADYHLLGRLGHPEEIANVVLFLLSPAASFVTGADYAVDGGYSVMGPEGSQPAIPRLAE, from the coding sequence ATGAATATAGATTTAAAAGGAAAAGTCGCTGTCGTAAGTGGTGGCGCAACACTGATTGGTAGAGCCGTTGTACAAGCCTTGGTCAGTGCAGGTGCTCATGTCGCTATTTTAGATATCGATGCTAAAGGCAAGGCAATAGCTGAAAGCTTTAACCATGATGTGATGTTTATTCAAACCGATTTAACCAGCGATGCGGCTATTCAACAAGCTGTGGCAGATATTCACCAACATTTAGGTGAAGTGAGTTACTTGGTCAATCTGGCATGTACATATTTAGATGACGGTTTTAAATCTTCACGTCAGGACTGGTTACAAGCACTCGATATTAATTTGGTCTCTACAGTTGAGCTGAGCCGTGCTTTATACAATGACCTAAAAAAGCAGCAAGGTTCAATCGTTAATTTTACTTCAATCTCGGCCAAAGTGGCACAAACAGGGCGCTGGTTATATCCAGTGTCTAAAGCCGCGATACGTCAACTCACACAAAGCATGGCAATGGATTTTGCTGCCGATGGTATTCGCGTCAATTCTGTTTCACCGGGTTGGACATGGTCTCGTGTCATTGCAGAAGTCAGCGGTAATAACCGTGAAAAAGCCGATAACGTAGCAGCCGATTATCACTTACTCGGCCGATTGGGCCATCCCGAAGAAATCGCCAATGTTGTTTTGTTTTTATTGTCACCTGCTGCGAGTTTTGTGACCGGAGCAGATTATGCGGTCGATGGCGGATATTCAGTGATGGGCCCTGAAGGATCACAGCCCGCTATTCCACGTTTAGCCGAATAG
- a CDS encoding styrene monooxygenase/indole monooxygenase family protein, with the protein MRRIAIVGAGQSGLQLGLGLLDTGYDVTMITNRTADEIRQGKVMSSQCMFHTALQTERDLGLNFWEEQCPAVEGIGLALVNPENGGKAFEWSARLERYAQSVDQRVKMPYWMEEFEHRGGRLVIQDVGIEELEQLANDYELVLLAAGKGEVVKQFERDDTRSIFDKPQRALALTYVKNMKPISPYSRVTFNIIPEVGEYFSFPALTINGPCDIMVFEGVPNGPMDCWQDVKTPEQHLQCSLDLLKKFVPWEYERCANVELTDAGGYLAGRFPPTVRKPILTLPSGKQIFGMADALVVNDPITGQGSNNAAKCSKIYFDAILANDNQSFSEQWMVQTFERYWAYAEKVVAWTNSLLVPPQPHVVELLAAASQNQGIASIMANNFDDPRSFAPWWFDANQAQAFLASKTAAKVA; encoded by the coding sequence ATGCGCCGTATTGCAATTGTTGGAGCAGGACAGTCTGGTTTACAGCTTGGTTTGGGCTTATTAGATACAGGCTATGACGTGACCATGATCACCAATCGAACTGCCGATGAAATCCGCCAAGGCAAAGTCATGTCAAGCCAGTGTATGTTTCATACCGCTTTACAAACTGAACGTGACTTAGGACTAAATTTTTGGGAAGAACAATGTCCAGCGGTAGAGGGCATTGGGCTAGCTTTAGTTAACCCTGAAAATGGTGGTAAAGCATTTGAATGGAGTGCGCGTCTTGAGCGCTATGCTCAATCGGTCGATCAACGCGTCAAAATGCCATATTGGATGGAAGAGTTTGAACACCGTGGTGGTCGATTAGTGATTCAGGATGTAGGAATAGAAGAGCTAGAACAACTCGCAAACGACTACGAGCTTGTATTACTCGCGGCTGGTAAAGGTGAAGTCGTTAAACAGTTTGAGCGTGATGATACACGTAGTATTTTTGATAAACCACAGCGCGCTTTGGCATTGACCTATGTCAAAAATATGAAGCCAATTTCACCTTATTCACGTGTGACTTTTAATATTATTCCAGAAGTCGGTGAGTACTTTTCTTTTCCGGCACTGACCATCAATGGGCCTTGCGACATTATGGTGTTTGAAGGAGTCCCAAACGGACCAATGGACTGCTGGCAAGATGTCAAAACACCTGAACAGCATCTGCAATGCAGTTTGGATTTACTCAAGAAATTTGTGCCTTGGGAATATGAACGCTGCGCAAATGTTGAGTTAACCGATGCTGGTGGATATTTAGCAGGACGTTTCCCTCCGACCGTACGCAAACCAATTTTGACATTACCCTCTGGCAAGCAAATTTTTGGTATGGCAGATGCCTTGGTAGTCAATGACCCGATTACTGGTCAAGGCTCAAACAATGCAGCTAAGTGTAGCAAAATCTATTTCGATGCCATTTTAGCCAATGATAATCAAAGCTTTAGCGAACAATGGATGGTTCAAACTTTTGAGCGTTATTGGGCCTATGCAGAAAAAGTAGTGGCTTGGACCAATAGCCTATTAGTGCCACCACAGCCTCATGTTGTTGAACTATTAGCAGCCGCAAGCCAAAACCAGGGCATTGCTTCCATTATGGCAAATAACTTTGATGACCCGCGCTCTTTTGCTCCTTGGTGGTTTGATGCAAATCAAGCTCAAGCATTCTTGGCTTCAAAAACCGCAGCAAAAGTGGCTTAA